TGCTGAACACCTTCACCAGGTGTTCCGGCCGAGCGCCCGCGGCGGCGAGCACGCGTTCGATGTTCGCCAGCACTTCGCGGGTCTGCGCTTCCGCGTCTGGTCCGGCGAGAGTGCCATCCGGCAGTGCGCCGATCTGGCCCGAGATCAGCACCAGTTCGTGGCCAGCCTCCACGCGTGCGACGTGGCTGTAGCGGCCGACCGGGGCGCCGACGGTGTCGGGATTCCAGCGCTTCATCAGTTGTCCTCCTTCAGCGAGAAGTGCACTGCCGCCAGGGAATCCCGAAGCACCGACAGGGCTTCGTCGGCTTCGGCGACGGTGACGGTCATCGGCGGCGTCACGCGCAGCACGTTGCCGAGCAGGCCGCCGCGGCCGATCAGCAAGCCCCGCTCCCGCGCGGCTTCGAGCACCGCCCCGGTGGCGGCGACGGCGGGTTCGCGGGTGCCCGGGAGCACCAGTTCGACGCCGATCATCAGGCCCATCCCGCGTACCTCGCCGATCAGCGGGTTGTCGATCGCGCGCAGGCCGCACATCAGGTGTTCGCCGACCTTGTCCGCGTTGGTCTGCAGGTCGTGGTCCAGCAGATAGTCCACAGTGGCCACTCCGGCGGCGGTGGCGAGCGGGTTGCCGCCCGCGGTGGAGATCGAGTTCGCGGTCAGGCAGTCCATCAGGGACGCGCTCGCGACCACCCCGCCGATCGCGACGCCGTTGCCGAGGCCCTTCGCGAAGGTGATCGCGTCGGGAACCACGCCGAAGCCGTTCATCGCGAAGAACGACCGCCCGGTCCTCCCCCAGCCCGACTGGACCTCGTCGGACACCAGCAGGATGCCGTACTCGTCCAGGACTTCCTTCATCGCCGGGAAAAAGCCCTCCGGCGGCGTCGCGAATCCGCCCGCGCCCTGCACCGGCTCGGCCAGCAGGCAGGCGACGTCCCCGGACGTCGAGGTTTCCAGGATCGTCCGCAATTCCTCGGTGCAGGCGGCGACGAACCCGGCGTCGTCGAGGTCCCGGAACGGGCTGCGGTAGCGGTAGCCGCTGTGCACGTAGGTGACCGCGAGCGGGCTGAGCGCGGTCGCGGACCAGCCTCGGATGCCGGTCGCCGCGACGGTGCCGAACGAACGGCCGTGGTAGCTCCCGCGCAGCGCCAGCACCTGGTGCGACCGGCGGCGCTGGGTGGCGAGCAGCAACGCCGCCTCCACCGCCTCGGTGCCGGAGTTGACGAAGAAGACGCGCGGATCGGCGATCCCGGACTGACGGGCGATCCGCTCGGCCAGTTCGACCTGGTTGCGGATCAGGTACAGCGTCGAGGAATGCAGCAGCCGCCCGGCCTGCTCCCGGATCGCCGCGGTGATCTCCGGGATGTCGTGGCCGACCATGGTGGCCAGCAGCCCGCCGAAGAAGTCCAGGTACTCGCGGCCCTCGCCGTCGGTGACGCGGCGGCCGGTCCCGCGGACCAGTTCGATCGGGGCGTCGTAGTACAGGTTCAGCCAGCTCGGCATCACCTGACGGTGCCGCTGCAGCAGCTCGGCGTGGGACACGGGGCCTCCTCGGGCGGGGCGACGGGGTCCCGCGGACCGTAGGCGCCCGCCGGGCCGCGCCACTTCCGTCCGCGCGCCGAATTTCAGATAATCGAAAAACGGGTTCAGTTTGCTGCACCGGGCCCGGCCGGCGGCGCAGAGTCTGCCGGTCCGACAACGGGGACGGCGAACTGGAGGTGACGATGCCTCGACCGACTGGGCACGACGTGCGCTCGCGCGTCGACGCGGTGGCTGAGGACATGCTGGAGCTGCTGGCCGCGACGGTGCGCGCGCCGAGCGAAAGCGGCTGGGAGGACCGGGTCGCCGGGGTGTACGCCGACTGGTTCGCCGGCCGCGGCTGGCCGGTGACGAGGCAGCTGATCGGCCCGACCGGCCTCGCCG
The nucleotide sequence above comes from Amycolatopsis sp. AA4. Encoded proteins:
- a CDS encoding RidA family protein, with the protein product MMKRWNPDTVGAPVGRYSHVARVEAGHELVLISGQIGALPDGTLAGPDAEAQTREVLANIERVLAAAGARPEHLVKVFSMVAGTEHLAGFRAAVGEVFARWFPAQDWPTQSMVVVSALARPEIVVEIEATAAVPR
- a CDS encoding aspartate aminotransferase family protein, translated to MSHAELLQRHRQVMPSWLNLYYDAPIELVRGTGRRVTDGEGREYLDFFGGLLATMVGHDIPEITAAIREQAGRLLHSSTLYLIRNQVELAERIARQSGIADPRVFFVNSGTEAVEAALLLATQRRRSHQVLALRGSYHGRSFGTVAATGIRGWSATALSPLAVTYVHSGYRYRSPFRDLDDAGFVAACTEELRTILETSTSGDVACLLAEPVQGAGGFATPPEGFFPAMKEVLDEYGILLVSDEVQSGWGRTGRSFFAMNGFGVVPDAITFAKGLGNGVAIGGVVASASLMDCLTANSISTAGGNPLATAAGVATVDYLLDHDLQTNADKVGEHLMCGLRAIDNPLIGEVRGMGLMIGVELVLPGTREPAVAATGAVLEAARERGLLIGRGGLLGNVLRVTPPMTVTVAEADEALSVLRDSLAAVHFSLKEDN